A window of Streptomyces sp. NBC_01224 genomic DNA:
CGGTCAGCGGTACGGATTCAGGGTCCACGGGCCGTACGAACCGGAGCGCGGCGTCCGCTGCAATTCGGCCAAACTGCTGCTCGACCCGTACGCCAGGGCCGTCGCCGGGCAGATCCAGTGGGGCGAGGCGGTGTACGGCTATCCGTTCGGCCGGCCCGACGCGCGCAACGATCTCGACTCGGCGCCGCACACCATGACCTCGGTCGTGGTCAACCCGTACTTCGACTGGGGCGACGACCGGCGGCCCCGTACGGACTACCACCGCACGGTGATCTACGAGGCCCATGTGAAGGGTCTGACGATGCTCCATCCGGGGCTGCCGAAGGAACTGCGCGGCACCTACGCGGGGCTGGCCCATCCGGAGGTGATCGCCCATCTGACGGAACTGGGCGTCACGGCGATCGAATTGATGCCGGTTCACCAGTTCGTCCAGGACCACCGGCTGGTGGACGCGGGGCTGGCCAACTACTGGGGTTACAACACCATCGGTTTCTTCGCCCCGCACAACGCGTACGCCTCCTGGGGGGACCGCGGTGAACAGGTGCTGGAGTTCAAGCAGGCCGTTCGGGCGCTGCATCAGGCCGGTATCGAGGTGATCCTCGACGTGGTCTACAACCACACCGCAGAGGGCAATCACCTGGGTTCGACGCTCTCCTTCCGAGGCCTGGACAATGCCTCGTACTACCGGCTCGCGGACGACCAGCGGTACTACATGGACACCACGGGAACCGGGAACTCCCTGCTGATGCGCTCGCCGCACGTGCTGCAGCTGATCATGGACTCCTTGCGGTACTGGGTCACGGAGATGCATGTGGACGGCTTCCGCTTCGATCTGGCGGCCACCCTGGCCCGGCAGTTCCACGAGGTCGACCGGCTGTCGTCGTTCTTCGATCTGGTGCAGCAGGACCCGGTGGTCAGCCAGGTGAAGCTGATCGCCGAACCGTGGGACGTGGGTGAGGGCGGCTACCAGGTGGGGAACTTCCCGCCGCTGTGGACCGAGTGGAACGGCAAGTACCGGGACACCGTGCGGGACCTGTGGCGGGGCGAGCCGCGGACCCTCGCCGAGTTCGCCGGGCGGCTGACAGGGTCGTCGGACCTGTACCAGGACGACGGCCGGCGGCCACTCGCCTCGATCAACTTCACCACCTGCCACGACGGATTCACGCTGCACGACCTGGTCTCGTACAACGACAAGCACAATGAGGCGAACGGCGAGGGCAACCGGGACGGCGAGAGCCACAACCGGTCCTGGAACTGCGGCGCGGAGGGCGAGACGGACCAGCCGGAGATTCTGGAGCTGCGCGAACGGCAGATGCGGAATTTCATCGCCACGCTGATGCTGTCGCAGGGCGTGCCGATGCTGAGCCACGGCGACGAGTTCGCGCGTACGCAGCGGGGCAACAACAACGCGTACTGCCAGGACAACGAGCTGTCGTGGGTGCACTGGCCCGCCCCGGCCGAGGCAGCGACGGACGATGCGGACGAAACCGATCCGGCCGAAGAAGACGGTCTCGGGAGCAGTCTGCTGGAGTTCACCCGGGCAATGGTCTGGCTCCGCCGCGACCATCCGGTCTTCCGGCGCCGCCGGTTCTTCCACGGCCGTCCGGTCGAGGGCACACACGACGAGCTCTCGGACATCGCGTGGTTCACACCCGAGGGCGGCGAGATGAAGCAACGGGACTGGCAGGCCGCGCACGCCAAGGCGCTGACGGTCTTCCTCAACGGCCATGCGATCTCGGAGCCGGGGCCGCGCGGCGAACGGATCTCCGACGACTCGTTCCTGCTGATGTTCAACGCGAGCGCCGACACGCTGGAGTTCTCCGTTCCGGTGAATCACGGCCGGCAGTGGCTGGTGGTGGTCGACACGGCGCGCCCCATCGGGGTTCTTCCCGGCTCGGGGCCGAAGGTGTCGGCGGGTGAACGGGTGACGCTGGTCGGGCGGAGCATGGCGGTGCTGCAGCGGCCCGCCTAGGTCCGGGCTTCCGGCCCGGCCGTTGATTCGACGACACCGCCGGTCGAGCCCTTTGCGGCGTTCGGTGACACAGGAGCCCGCAGGCTGGGTACGTAACGGCGCATGACGCCCACCGCCACCTACCGGCTGCAGCTCCAGCCGGACTTCCCGTTCGCGGCCGCCGGACACGCCGTGCCGTATCTCGCCACGCTCGGCGTCTCCCATC
This region includes:
- the glgX gene encoding glycogen debranching protein GlgX; the protein is MQVWPGQAYPLGATYDGAGTNFAVFSEAANRIELCLLHDDGSETAVELRETDAFVRHAYLPGVMPGQRYGFRVHGPYEPERGVRCNSAKLLLDPYARAVAGQIQWGEAVYGYPFGRPDARNDLDSAPHTMTSVVVNPYFDWGDDRRPRTDYHRTVIYEAHVKGLTMLHPGLPKELRGTYAGLAHPEVIAHLTELGVTAIELMPVHQFVQDHRLVDAGLANYWGYNTIGFFAPHNAYASWGDRGEQVLEFKQAVRALHQAGIEVILDVVYNHTAEGNHLGSTLSFRGLDNASYYRLADDQRYYMDTTGTGNSLLMRSPHVLQLIMDSLRYWVTEMHVDGFRFDLAATLARQFHEVDRLSSFFDLVQQDPVVSQVKLIAEPWDVGEGGYQVGNFPPLWTEWNGKYRDTVRDLWRGEPRTLAEFAGRLTGSSDLYQDDGRRPLASINFTTCHDGFTLHDLVSYNDKHNEANGEGNRDGESHNRSWNCGAEGETDQPEILELRERQMRNFIATLMLSQGVPMLSHGDEFARTQRGNNNAYCQDNELSWVHWPAPAEAATDDADETDPAEEDGLGSSLLEFTRAMVWLRRDHPVFRRRRFFHGRPVEGTHDELSDIAWFTPEGGEMKQRDWQAAHAKALTVFLNGHAISEPGPRGERISDDSFLLMFNASADTLEFSVPVNHGRQWLVVVDTARPIGVLPGSGPKVSAGERVTLVGRSMAVLQRPA